DNA sequence from the Thunnus maccoyii chromosome 7, fThuMac1.1, whole genome shotgun sequence genome:
AAGACACACTGTGACTCCCTGAGATAATCTGAATGACACTAGTTTTAACAAAGAAGGAAGGAACACAatccaaacaaacaggaaattaatgtcATACCAACAAAAGCTCACAGACAGAGGGGGTGGTACAGTAGGTGGCATTCCACTGCTCTCCTGTACTCCCACATTCAAACAGTCAGCCTGACCTACCATCCTTGTAGTCTGTGTCATTGCCACAGTGAAACACAAAAGCCAATTCTCCTTCCATTTTGCTTCTTCCCAAACTGACAACCATCCACCAAGCCAACGAGCTTCAACATCCCAACAACCATTCCTCATATGCTCTTCAGTGCAGAGCCTCCAGCCACTATGGAGAAATCCACCAATGTCCATCCCAGTCACCGTCCGAGATCCAGAATGGCGCCaaggaaggacagagagaagagtCAACATCCAAAGGCTTCTAAGGCAGGCCGGCTCCCTGAGTCATCATCAGCGAGGAAGGAGAGGGTAAAGAAGGAGAAGCCACAGACAAATGAGGTGACAGTGGAGCAGGAGACAGAAGTGAAGGCAATATCCACTGTGGTGGACATAGACAGTGTGAGAGAGCAGGTAAATGAGGAGAACCTGGGGCTCCTGGAagcagcggaggaggaggacggtGAGTCAAAGCTTGAAGATTGGCCTGGTGCTTTATAGTGTGGGAGAGAGCTTAACAGtgtctttatttctgtaatGAGAAGTTTACTTATTCAAAGTTATTAGTTCTAAAAATCAAGAAAGATGTAAGTCTGTGACCCAAAACTTTCTTTATGTTGAATTTGTTGAAGCACACATTCTGGAAAACAATTTATAGATTGTCacagataaacaaataatataaaaaatatataaacattcaGGAACCGGATGAAAAAGTTGTACTTTTTCTTCAAAAACAAGGAAAAGGAAGCTTGGGAGCTGTTTATAATTGGGACTAAAATGCTAAATGACTCACTCATTCTGTGTAAAGTTGGTTGGAGGTCAACATTTTACATACTGTGGATTTCTGCAGGTCTAAAGCGCAAGAACCTGGGAGCTTTTGAGTGGCTGCTGATGGTCTTCGTCTTGACTCTgattctcctcttcctccctctcaccATCTGGTTCTGTGTCAAAGTATGAACTACATTAAAGACCAAACAGAAACCAAATTTGTACATTAATCTACTTCACAAAAATCAGTCGGAGGTCTTAAATGGAAATATGTCATAGATTAGATGGGGGAGAAATACATGCATAAGATACATGCTGTTTATGATGGAAAACTGAAGGTTCGGAGATCAGCTGATCCAGTCTGACCTCATGACAGGTTTATTACTAGAAAGgaattttacatttatcaatCCCAGAAACATTTCAGCTGCTAAAACAAACCATTAGCTAACATTTTCATGTGACCAAGTGATGAAAATAATGCGTCTGAATAGTCTGATTCATAGGTGGAAAGATCTGTTAACAGACTTTAATCACTCAGGTTTCAGTGGAGACTTTAATTGTCTTTTGGCAGTCAAAAGAGTGTTAAAGAGTCTCTCCCACTCAGACAAGAAGTGTGGATATTGGAAATGTTTAGCATGAAAATAGGACATTAAAGAGAGAATCAGTGAGTCAGCACTTCAACTTCATTATTTTTGATTCTAATCCAACGTGCACAGTACATagtgtggaggaaaaaaaagtgtaattgtCTCATGTGTCATAAGACATTATATTTCATACAATCTTACAACACTGTATGTTAAAAAAGCAGatccacttgtgtgtgtgtatgtcataTCCAGTTGGACACTGCTGATGGCTGTCATTTTGACTGACAGGTAGTGAGGGAGCACGAGAGAGCAGTGATCTTCAGACTGGGTCACTTACTGCGGGGAAGACCCAGAGGACCAGGTTGGCTGTAGTTACTGTAATCTTTTAGGCTCATCTGTTGGCAGTGATTTAAAAACTATAGTTTATTATTTTGATTACATTAAGGGTGTGTCATAATAGTTGCCTTgccatttctgaaaatatgtgtCAGAGTTTGAATTACTGTTGGTTTCTGTTGGTTAGTGATCATAAAGCCGTGGAGCCATGTAAAAATTTGGACACCCCACAATTagtttttgcttaaaatgatGTTACAAATGaaagtaatacattttttaagtcTGAGATCTTCACATTTTCAATCACACAAAAGTCATACTGtagtaaaaatgatttaaaaccaTAATTTGTAGGCAACATGTTCTCAGATCAAATTATCCCCCCACCTCTCTGCAGGCCTTCTTTTCTACCTCCCACTCCTTGATGTGTGCCACAAAGTCGACATCCGACTGAAAATGCTGAAGGTTCCTACCCACACGGTAcagaaaaataagcaaacacacacctgaaataTTAACAATTACTTCCATGAATGAAACGAAATGAAATGATTCATgatacatttactttttatatacACTGTAATGGTAAATCTTTCATAATTAACATCCATTaagacaccccccccccacacacacagtttcaccACTGAACTAATTTATGAGACAGTGACAAGGGTTTAATTGCATTACACTGCTGGCtgattatcttttttttatatatctgtaCCCAGGTGGTGACAAAGGACTTGGTGAGGCCGGAGCTGAGTGTAGTATGTTATTACCAGATAGAAAACGTGGCTCTGTGCAGCACAGCGTTGTCCAGTCTGACCACAATGCTGCAGACTCTGGTCCAGTCATTGGTCAGAGACATTCTCGCCCAACACACTCTCAGCCACATCCTGCTGCACAGGGGGCAGATCGGTCAGCAGATACAGACAGCTGTTGACTCTGTGGCTTGCCGCTGGGGCATCAGGGTGGAGAGAACAGACATGTAAGACtgaagataaaagaaaagtCCAATCAGATCCTCTAACACAGTTATTTTATCATCAAGTgttggaactttttttttttactaaccTTGTCTATTTCAGTAAGTGACTCAATACAGATATCAATACACATGGACAAATGTGCCAAGAGTTTAGTGAGCATTCATGTAAGCCCAattcaaatgttaaatattacaTCCTGTGGCAGCAATGCATTCTGGTCTACCTTGTATTATTGTGAGTGTAGAAACTGATCTTGCTGCTTCTTTATGCTGGATCCTGTACATTTGTTGAACACTTCTGCAAAACAGTAGAATCTCTTGCAATTAGATTCTGAGGGCGGAGATAAAAACCTAACACTCATTTCTTTTAGCCGATGATTTTAACGGCTGCAGAAAATGAAGGATTTTTTCCTCTGCATACAGTGATTTTGCCAGGTAAAGAGCAAAGAGGGACTCTTTCGTCTCTGCTCAGACAAGCAAATGTGAAATCTTTAATGAAGTGGCAATAGAATGAATAACCACTGTACCATATCAGTCAATACACATCAAATATTTTAACAGTTCTATCTTGCCGCCATCTAGACGAGCTAAAGTTAACAACTGTCCAGTGCAGGAGTTGGTGCAACCATAAAAGAAGGAAATTCCTCAGAAAATGAACCTTGATCCCAGCTGACCTCTCAGTAGGTGCATGTAGAGATTTGTAGCATGCTGTGATCTTCCTGCTGACCAGGCTTGGCTGTGcttgtgtttgattttctgtcagAGATGAGCTCAGTTTTCCTGTGGAGTTACAGCAGAGTCTGGCTGCTGAGGCTGAGGCCAAGAGACAACAGCAGGTCAGGGTAAGTAACCATATTAAACTTTTATAATGTtatgtttaaaatttaaatccaGCAATTAAAGCCTCTACTGTGTGTTTACGGTTTGAACTTTTCTGACTTTGGCAACTTTTAGTGGCAGTATCAAAACAGAGCCAGCCAGTTCCAGTGCCTAGCAGCAGTGCTCAATACACCATGTTTTCCATATCCATTTAAAACCACATTGCTACATTTTTTCCAACCCTAAGCATAACCTTTCTCTGGTTATTTAGCCTTGCCAACAGAAGTTAACCTCTTCCAGTAGATAACTTCAGGATTCTCAGCAGTGTTTGTAAAGTTTCAAGCAGCAGTTATTCTCTCCTCCAGGTAAAAGCAGCTGAAGGAGAGAGAGCTGCTTGGGAGGGGTTCAGGTCTTCCCTCCGTCTCCTCCATCCTGCCCTGGTTCTTCCATTCCCCCCAGATCTCCTCAACATGaaccctgacttttcatctctcccaccacctcctcctccccctcttttgGAAGGAGAGGGACAGATGGcagaaagggagagggagacgGACTCACCCATGATGTGACAGACTTTATTGAGATAAACTGTTGGTGAATATTAATTATTTCTAAATGACATGGAAAGTGAGATTGACCTAATAATTCTTATTAGTTTCAGAGTTTCATTAAAGACTGTAAACTTTTGTAAACAATTTGAGACATGAGTtcataataaatgttttgaatgAATTAGGGCAGTTTAGACTTGTGAGCTTTTGCACTGAAAGGTCTGAGAACCTGTGCTGTAGGTAAACTGGGTTTGTGTAACAATTTGACAACTTCTATGTCTTGAAAAGTTTGTGGGAAAAggtaaaatgtgataaaatctTCCATCTTCAGTCTACAATAAAGGTCAAGTGCAGTCcgacattttaaaatgtagtgtctacagatattttaatttttggaaGGAAACAAGAAGCGGTTTGCTTTTACactcaaatacaaaatacacacaagatAAAACAGTCAAGCACTCTGAACAGGGACAACCTCCTGATACTATTTAATACTTAGATGTCAGCACTggttaatgattttttttttactcctgtGTGCTATGCTACTTTGAACACAGTACATGTGCACAAAAAGTCATTATActggtgatttttttctggTGTTATGAGTGTGACTGTGATTGAGTGCATGCGAGGAGTTTCTCTCTGACCTTTGTTACAACAGAGAACACACAAGAAACATAAAACCCTAAAAGTTACTCTAAAAGCAGTTCTCCCAACATTAAATACAAAGTTGTAACAACGGCTGTTGTAAGATCAGCGTTTCTTGGTCTTTTTGGTGCTGCTTGACGATTTGGCTTCAGAGGTGGTTTTCTTTGGAGGAGCCGGGTCTGTTACTGGTGGTGGGGAAGGTggtggtgttttctttttctctgcaacacaaacagTGTGTGTCTATGCTTTAACAGTGTGTTATTGTCTCTCCTTCtcagttaaaagttaaaacagtTAGTTATTTGCTCGATACCTTCACTACTTTTGGGCTCCAGGCTGGACTGATCGTGCAGTTGTTTCTCCAGGTCTTTAATCTTCTCCAGTGCTGCCTGGAGGGCCTCCTCAGCCTTCAGAGCTCGCTGCTCAGCACTCTGGACCTGCAGCTCTGACTCACTGACAAACATATGCAGATAATAAATCTGGCCTAGACGCCCTTTGCAAATCCACAGGTCAATAGGGGCCCATTCACTTTCTGAGCTACTGCACTCAGCTGAAGTGTGGACACGTGTACCAATTATCAACCAACAATGTTTGATGGTTACtaaagcatttttttccccttgttaCCCTCCTGATGTGATTTTGTTTAATAAACTCCACTAGAGTCTGCCAGATGTGAGAGTTTCTTTTTGACTAACTATGAAAGgcaaaacaaaagcacataTTTTCAGCCATGGTAGTGATTGCTGCTCATACTAGCTACCCAATTCTTATTCCACATAAAGTGGAAAAATCATCACTGTCTGTGTGGCAGAAGAGAGCAAACAGGCAGCGAGTGTTGAGAACAGTACAtgaaaaatcttttaaaaactgGATATAAAATGTATCACTATTGTTttggagcagaaaaaacatccacagtTTGGAAAAAATAGATTATTATACTAACAGCTTAATAGTACATATTGCTACATAATATTCCATAAATGCACGTTCTACTCAACCACAACAAGGTAAACTTACTGCAGTTCCTGCTGCAGTAATCCTACTGTGGTCAGATCACTAAAAGCTTTCTGGGCTTCATCTGTTGCTGGAGACACAACCAACTCCTCAGtctgacagaaagagacagaaacacagacacgccTTTTCAGTTCTACACAAAAGTGAAGGCATGGCACTAATGCTCCCAGGGTTTACAACTGGATAAAGATTAGGCTAAAAGAGCTGAGAAACACCACCATTTCAAAAATTACTTATAAGAACAACCTTTTATGAGATAATggtaagaaaacaaacaagaaaaaaaagaaaattataggAAATGTaattgaaatgtttcttttggacatattaaatgattaatgtgGACTACAGGCTTGAATTATAACTAAAGCAGACTGCATGGAAAAATTAGTATGTTTTTAGTTGCATATGTGCATGTTATATTTTTCTGTACAATGGAATCACTATTCTCAACAACAGGCAAGGGAGctttttactgtacatgtacttTATGTTTGTCTTGTACCTGAATATGGATTTGAAAATACGAGTATAATCTAAGCATGCTAACACAATTCATGCAGATATTTCTAAAGTGTGTGATGTAATTGTCTAACCCCATTCAGGCGAACACTGCTCTCTCCCAGCTTTCTTTGCGTGATGTTCCCATCATAGTCAATCAGATTCACCACTGGGCTCTCGCAAACCGTTAGCTCCCCCTGCAGGCCAACAGCAACACTTTTCAATTTTCAGACCCATTTGTAAAATTCACTAATGTCTGCAACACAAATTTCCAAATTCCATGATACTCCAAAGATTTCCTGACCTGAGGGAACAATGAATATAACATAGAGAAATAAAGTATTCTGCATGTTATGTCTTTTATCACAAACAGGTCTAaaatctgtttatctgttttttgttttgtctaatgTGCAAATTAAAATTTATCCAATAACACTTAATTGAAACTGTATTAATACCTGACAAAtctcttt
Encoded proteins:
- the nphs2 gene encoding podocin, which translates into the protein MEKSTNVHPSHRPRSRMAPRKDREKSQHPKASKAGRLPESSSARKERVKKEKPQTNEVTVEQETEVKAISTVVDIDSVREQVNEENLGLLEAAEEEDGLKRKNLGAFEWLLMVFVLTLILLFLPLTIWFCVKVVREHERAVIFRLGHLLRGRPRGPGLLFYLPLLDVCHKVDIRLKMLKVPTHTVVTKDLVRPELSVVCYYQIENVALCSTALSSLTTMLQTLVQSLVRDILAQHTLSHILLHRGQIGQQIQTAVDSVACRWGIRVERTDIDELSFPVELQQSLAAEAEAKRQQQVRVKAAEGERAAWEGFRSSLRLLHPALVLPFPPDLLNMNPDFSSLPPPPPPPLLEGEGQMAERERETDSPMM